In one window of Labilithrix sp. DNA:
- a CDS encoding serine acetyltransferase, with amino-acid sequence MATEPKRFRELESAIDGVVASYTGALEIDNLESAALPSKRRVIEALEHLKSALFVGFYATRALHRDNLRQAIAEHLYAAHHILVDQIERALSYDHWMKRTEKPLAAGSGEGIVLALFNAIPELRRLLNDDVRAAYAGDPAAKNVEEIVFAYPSLEAIVAYRIANRLYRAGVPMVPRIITEHAHSRTGVDISPGATIGEHFFIDHGTGVVIGETTLIGNHVKLYQGVTLGALSVPRRDDQKKRHPTLEDEVTIYAGATILGGDTVIGKGSVIGGNVWLTHSVAPGSKVFGRPREEEPG; translated from the coding sequence ATGGCAACCGAGCCGAAACGTTTTCGCGAGCTGGAGTCGGCCATCGACGGCGTCGTCGCCAGCTACACCGGCGCGCTCGAGATCGACAACCTGGAGAGCGCGGCGCTGCCGAGCAAGCGCCGGGTCATCGAGGCGCTCGAGCACCTGAAGTCCGCGCTCTTCGTGGGCTTCTACGCCACGCGCGCGCTCCACCGCGACAACCTCCGCCAGGCGATCGCCGAGCACCTCTACGCCGCGCATCACATCCTCGTCGACCAGATCGAGCGCGCGCTCTCCTACGACCACTGGATGAAGCGCACCGAGAAGCCGCTCGCGGCCGGCTCGGGCGAGGGCATCGTGCTCGCGCTCTTCAACGCCATCCCCGAGCTGCGCCGCCTCCTCAACGACGACGTGCGCGCCGCCTACGCCGGCGATCCCGCCGCGAAGAACGTGGAGGAGATCGTCTTCGCCTACCCGTCGCTCGAGGCGATCGTCGCTTACCGCATCGCGAACCGCCTCTACCGCGCCGGCGTCCCGATGGTCCCGCGCATCATCACCGAGCACGCCCACTCGCGCACCGGCGTCGACATCAGTCCCGGCGCGACGATCGGCGAGCACTTCTTCATCGACCACGGCACCGGCGTCGTCATCGGCGAGACCACGCTGATCGGCAATCACGTAAAGCTCTATCAGGGCGTCACGCTCGGCGCGCTCAGCGTCCCGCGCCGCGACGATCAGAAGAAGCGCCACCCGACCCTGGAGGACGAAGTCACGATTTACGCCGGCGCGACGATCCTCGGCGGCGACACCGTGATCGGCAAAGGCTCGGTCATCGGCGGCAACGTGTGGCTCACGCACTCGGTCGCGCCGGGCTCGAAGGTCTTCGGCCGCCCGCGCGAAGAAGAGCCGGGGTAG
- a CDS encoding HEAT repeat domain-containing protein, which yields MASAKTIEAWFRDLREGTAKKRESAAKRLVAVDAARARAVLLEVLDAARAASRRPIGRSLCWVADAATALRIAADRTLTLVPERLTPAVLAELYEDLRRELPALDADGARERLAALEVLAPTTAHAARLDDHPARREALAGLLLAVLDDARLPAEQPAAAEVLRRLGSERGSEALLRRWIAGGAHVGALTAFASWARVGCPDLGGGETRLVAALVSSIAEETQDALEDARLDVLLPRAIPYVPPSFAIPLLVAIERRGGLPDTAAAAVRRVLDLATETDALLALLDDRRLTACHRDAAEALMARGPIAARAVIERAPRLGPEVRRAALAKAAAADVYALLVSASGDGFVDACWYDVVVEAPGALRDPRWMDLAANLHDGGRALYVAIARDPSNDARADAVAMLSQRAAEATDRLQKRHALYALGETGHPAATTALVAALDDHDVGDSAPLVCTALAQCGDTRAIPVLERRLHGPHASFVRAAIVRIRERAAEIHASVLLAACQDDDPTLADLARRARDGDTDAAVVLEDALRERGRL from the coding sequence ATGGCGAGCGCGAAGACGATCGAGGCATGGTTCAGGGACCTGCGCGAAGGGACGGCGAAGAAGCGTGAGTCGGCGGCGAAGAGGCTCGTGGCGGTGGACGCGGCGCGTGCGCGCGCGGTGTTGCTGGAGGTCCTCGACGCGGCGCGCGCGGCGTCGCGTCGGCCGATCGGGCGGAGCCTGTGCTGGGTCGCCGACGCCGCCACCGCGCTGAGGATCGCCGCCGACCGGACGCTGACGCTCGTGCCGGAGCGGCTCACGCCCGCCGTGCTCGCGGAGCTCTACGAAGACCTGCGCCGTGAGCTCCCCGCCCTCGACGCGGACGGCGCACGCGAGCGGCTCGCCGCGCTCGAGGTGCTCGCGCCCACGACGGCGCACGCGGCGAGGCTCGACGATCATCCCGCGCGGCGTGAGGCGCTCGCGGGGTTGCTCCTCGCCGTGCTCGACGATGCGCGTCTGCCGGCGGAGCAGCCTGCGGCGGCGGAGGTGCTGCGCCGGCTCGGGTCCGAGCGCGGGAGCGAGGCGCTGCTTCGTCGTTGGATCGCGGGCGGCGCGCACGTCGGTGCGCTCACCGCGTTCGCCTCGTGGGCTCGCGTCGGCTGCCCCGATCTCGGCGGCGGCGAGACGCGGCTCGTCGCGGCGCTCGTCTCGTCGATCGCGGAGGAGACACAGGACGCGCTCGAGGACGCACGGCTCGACGTGCTCCTGCCGCGCGCGATCCCGTACGTTCCGCCCTCGTTCGCGATCCCGCTCCTCGTCGCGATCGAGCGGCGTGGAGGTCTGCCCGACACCGCGGCGGCGGCCGTGCGGCGCGTGCTCGACCTCGCGACGGAGACGGACGCGCTCCTCGCGCTCCTCGACGACCGTCGGCTGACCGCGTGCCATCGCGACGCGGCGGAGGCGTTGATGGCGCGCGGGCCGATCGCGGCGCGCGCGGTGATCGAGCGCGCTCCTCGCCTCGGTCCCGAGGTGCGGAGGGCCGCGCTGGCGAAGGCCGCCGCGGCGGACGTCTACGCGCTCCTCGTGTCCGCGTCCGGTGACGGCTTCGTCGACGCATGCTGGTACGATGTCGTCGTCGAAGCACCGGGCGCGCTGCGCGATCCGCGGTGGATGGACCTCGCTGCGAACCTGCACGACGGCGGCCGCGCGCTGTACGTCGCGATCGCGCGCGATCCCTCGAACGACGCGCGCGCGGACGCGGTCGCGATGCTCTCGCAGCGGGCGGCGGAGGCGACCGATCGCCTCCAGAAGCGCCATGCGCTCTACGCCCTCGGCGAGACCGGCCACCCTGCCGCGACGACGGCGCTCGTCGCGGCGCTCGACGATCACGACGTTGGGGACTCCGCGCCGCTCGTCTGCACCGCGCTCGCGCAGTGCGGCGACACGCGGGCGATCCCGGTGCTGGAGCGGCGCCTCCACGGGCCGCACGCCTCGTTCGTGCGGGCCGCGATCGTTCGCATTCGCGAGCGCGCGGCGGAGATCCACGCGAGCGTCCTCCTCGCCGCCTGCCAGGACGACGATCCCACGCTCGCCGACCTCGCGCGCCGCGCCCGCGACGGTGACACCGACGCCGCCGTCGTCCTCGAGGACGCCTTGCGCGAGCGCGGCCGCCTGTGA